Genomic segment of Paenibacillus sp. FSL R5-0623:
ATGCTCAAGCTACCCGGATTCGTCATGCCTGTGTGCTGCTCACTCGGTCCTCCCTTTCCGTTCCCGAAATCGGTCACCGTGTCGGTATGACCAGCCCCTCCTACTTTTGCAAAGTATTCCGTACTACCACAGGCTCTACACCACATCAATATCGGCTGAAGGTGCAGGGGAGGAAGTAATGGATCACAACAACAAGAAAGAAGCGAAAGAATTCACTTCTCCGCTTCTGCTCCTCTTTCACAGTTCACCCGATTCACCGCACATCAAGCCCCAACCGTTTCAAATAGGGAATTAGGCGTCTCTCTAGCTGCCTTAAATCATCCTTCTGTTCCGCTGACAAGCGTTCCTCATGGATACTTCCATCCTTGTCCATCACCATAACTTTGTATTTTTTCATTTGTTCGTAGACAGACTTGAACTCACGATATTGTTCCTTGGTAAATGTTTTCTCTGCCTGTTCCAACTGTTCCTTCCAAAATTGCTCCTCGTCCATCAGTTGGGTGGAGGATCCTCCACCCACAGCTTCTAGCTTCTCAAAAAACGGTTCCAGCTCAGCTACAAGAAGGTTATATCGTTCCTGCTCCACTGTATTCCACTGCTCTGGATGCATATTGCCCTGAGAATCGGGATACTTCACGGCCATTTGCCCTAATTGCTTCAGCAAGTCCATATATTGAACAAATTCTTCTTCACTGAAATGGGCCTTGGCCGTCTGCAGCTTTGCTTCCAACCTCATATAATCCTCAGCTGTTCCCCCCATAGCAGCGATATTCTCCTGTGAACCATATATTCCGTCTGCGAGATAGGTGTACCCTGCGTAGGCTCCGGTGGGAATAATGAGTACAGCAGCCAAGATCCCCGTGACCAGCCATTTTTTTCGATTTCTTCTGATGTGTGAATCATTTCGAATACCATCCATCATTTTATGTTTAATTCTCGCAGGAACGGACCAGTCTTGGGTCTCTTCCTGGTAGGCTGTTCGCAACTGTTCATCGAGTTTCATGCAGATCCTCCACCTTTCCCCGCAATCTTGGATTCATCTTCTCTTTTTGTCTCAACTTCGCCAGCGCCGCATGTATGCGCGATTTTACGGTTCCGAGCGGAATCGCCAATATGTCAGCAATCTCCTCTTGCGTATATTCATTCAAATAATGAAGTGTGACCACCTGCTGCAGCTTGTACGGTAAACGGCGCACCTGTTCCAGCAGAAGACGATTGGCCAGTTTGTTGATCAAATCAGTGGAAAAATCATATTCCATACCAACTACAGATTTTTCGATCCGCTTGCTAAACCGAAACTGCATCAACCTTTTGCGTCGATAACTCTGAACCTGTCGCATCGTCACCCCCATCAACCAGGGACGAAAAGCACGCTCCGCATCATATCGCTCTAATGACCGATACGCCTGAATGTAAATCTCCTGTACCACATCCTCCGCGTCAGACTTGTCCTTGATGAGAAATCGTACAGTTTGATATATCCTCGTCACTGTTTTCTCATATAATTCTCCATATGCTTCTTCATGCCCCGCCCGTATTAACGTTACAAGTTCTATGTACTCATCTTGCTCACTCATTATCCATCCCCCTCCTCCTTACACTATATATTGGCATGCCAGCATCATAGCGTTCGATTTATTTATTGAATGAGTAGGCATGGCTGAATCTGATACAAAAAAGACCTATGGTGTTTATCATGATATAATATACCTAATTTTGATATAATTGGAGGTTTTGCATCTGAGTTATAAGATCCCCTTTGGTCTTTTGCTATTATCTATTTCGATCATCGGATTTGTAATCGCCAGAACCCACCTTGAGGCCTACGCCACGGTATATAGACTTATTGGGATCTTGGTTATCTTATCGTCTCTTTTTCTTTCGAAAGCGGATATAGAGAGTAACTTAGCAGGGGTGGTCACTACAGTAATGAAACTTTTCAGCAAATTGTACTCAGAATATTTACTGATTCCACGACCTCTACGTTTGTTGTTTTTGTGGGGATGGATTGTTTTGTTTTTGGTTGCTGGTACCAAATTCAGATGGTTCTACTTCCTACAATAAACTGATTTCATAGAAGTCTGATCCCCTGGGACATCAAAAAAGAGCTGAGTCGTCATTATGACGTCTCGGCTCTTCTTTGATGCTCATCTTTCCGTACAGATAAAGATATTGGTAATTGAATCTGTGCTCGCTTATACGTTCCTTTTTGAGACAAACTTTATTTGATATTCAGAAATTCATAACTTGATCACCGCTCCTGAATAGTTCCACCTGTTCAAGTCTTGCCATTAAGTTGGCAAGGCTTTTTCTCTTTAACGCAGTTGTTTGACTTTGCTTATGTATTCTTTAGATTTTCTTCAGATTTATGCTCATTAATTCCTTAGTTTTTTTCATTAAGATTGCTATATCAACAAGAGAGGAGGCAAAACAATGATCAGCAATACGATCTTAGAGCTACTTCATCAGTATGGTTATCTGATTTTTTATTTTGCCTTCTCATTAGGACCTTTCGGGATTCCAATTCCAAATGAAATCACGATTATCAGCGGTGCCATTTTGAGTCACACAGGAGTTATCAATTCATGGATCACATACTTCTGTATTTTATCAGGGCTATTAACGGCCATTACCTTTGCTTATTTTGCAGGGAAGTTATTTGGACCCAAGATAAAACACAGATTTCAACATCATAAACACTTCGTTAAAGCAGAACTGATTTTGAATAAGAGTGGCAATTGGGCGATGTGCATCGGTTTGTTCATTCCAATCGTGCGATATGTTCTCCCTTTGGTCATTGGACTGAGCGGGGTGCAGTATAGAAAATTTGCTCTTATCTCCTATTCCAGTGCTTTGTTATGGACCTTAACGTATTTTACAGCGGGAATCTACTTCGGTGGTCCCATCCTATCTACGCTTCAATTATTCCATTTCTAACTGGGTCTGATAACATACCATCACATTATGGAGGAACCCCTATGAATTCCAATGAACCTGTACTATTTTTGAAAAGTTTTCTGCAAAGCCCTAAACATGTCGGCAGTATCATACCCAGTTCCCGGTTTCTCGCCAGCAAAATGGTGAAGCAAGCCTCTTGGTTAGAGGCAAAAGCAGTCGCCGAGCTTGGATCGGGTACAGGTCCTATCACTCGCTATATTCATCAACAAGTACAGGATTCCACCAAAGTCCTATTGTTTGAGATGAACGAAACGATGAGGAATACTCTTAAGACGGCATACCCGGAGTTCTCCTGTTATCCAGACGCCGCTCGATTGGTAGAATCTATGAATCAAGAGGGTGTTCTGCAACTGGATTACATTTTTAGCGGGTTACCCTTCTTCAACTTTGAGCCTGAATTAAGAAATACGTTGGTGGATCAGATTCATAAAGCACTTAAACCTGGAGGGTTATTCATCGCCTTTCAATATTCACTTCAAATGAAAAAAACATTATCCGAATACTTTATTATCGAAAAATTAGAATTCGTGCCTTTGAATGTCCCTCCTGCGTTCGTTTATGTCTGTCGCAAAAAGGAAACAATTTAAACATCCTGGGCTATCGTTTACACTGAAGTTATCCTAATTTTTAAGGAGTGTTGAATCATGAGTACCATTCTTGTTGTTGATGATGAACCCGATATCCGTGATGTCATTCATGTCTATTTACGTAACGAAGGATATCAGGTCATTGAAGCAGCCAATGGTGAAGAAGCGCTAACTATTATCAATACAACATCGGTCCAACTCGTCATATTGGATGTCATGATGCCCATTATGGACGGCATCAAAGCCTGCTTTAAAATAAGAGAAGTATCGACCACTCCCATTATTATGTTATCCGCCAAGGAAGAAGACATTGATAAAATTACAGGCCTGACTACCGGGGCCGACGATTACATGGTCAAACCGTTTAACCCGTTAGAATTACTGGCTCGCGTTAAAGCTCAGTTACGACGTCAAACACTGATCGGGAAACCAGAATCCAATTCACTTATTTTGATCAAGGACCTTGTCATTGATACAAGTAAACATTCCGTGAAGCTCAAAGATAATGACATTTCGCTTACACCACTGGAGTTTTCCATTCTAGTGCTGCTTGCCAGCCATCCTGGACAAGTATTTAGCTCCGAGAAAATTTACGAAACCGTATGGAAGGAACCTTACGGGTATTCGGATAATACAGTGATGGTTCATATTCGTAACCTGCGTGAGAAATTGGAAATGAATCCACGGGAACCTCAGTATATTAAAACGGTATGGGGAGTGGGCTATAAAATTGATTAAACGATTACCACATTTTAAAAAAAAGATACAGATTAACATCCTATATCAAATGTTGATCAGTTTATTGATTTCGTTTGTTGGCTCTGTGGGTGTAAATAATATGTTGATCATAGCTGCCGCAAAAATTAGTGAAAGATTTAATTGGCCTTCGCTTCTCTACATTTTCCCTTATGTTCTAACACCAATCTTCATCGTAATTTTCACTTTAATTTTTTTGTTTTCCACACGAAAAATTGTGAGAGATCTCATTACATTAGAGCAAGGGCTTCAATTCATTTCGGAGGGCAATCTGGACTACCGTGTACCCGTCAATCGACAAGATGAACTTGGACGCGTCGCTTCTAACATCAATCACATGACTGAACAATTGCAGCTGCAGATCTTCAAAGAGCGTGAGTTAGAGAAATCCAAGATGGACATGATTACGGGTATCTCACATGACCTGCGCACACCACTTACCAGCATAATCGGGTATATTGAGCTTCTTAGAACAGAATCCTTTCAAGACAAAGCAGAGTATGACCGCTTCATTCAGAACACCTATAACAAAGCAACGCATTTGAAGAAGTTACTCGATGATTTATTTGAATACACACGTCTAACCTCAATAGATACCCAATTGGATTTGAAAAAGGTTGATCTATGTCAGCTATTGGATCAATTGTTGTTTGAATTCGAGCCTCTAGCTCAGGAGAATAAGGTTCGTATTGAGAAAAAACTGGGTGATGCTCCGATTATGGTCTCCCTGGATAGTGATAAGATTGCACGAGCCATCGACAATCTTCTCATGAATGCACTGAAGTATTCCTTTAAACCGGGTACGATTCATGTTCGAATGAGTGTGCGGCATAATCACGTTACCATTGAAGTAGAGAATAAAGGCATGCCCCTAACGATAGAACAAAAGAACAGACTGTTTGATCGCTTTTATAAGGTGGATTATTCGAGGAATAGCGAAGGTATTCAATCAGGATCTGGTCTGGGTCTTTCTATTGCGAGAAACATTGCGGAGTTACATCAGGGGACTCTAACACTAGAACATACGCGTAACGTATTTATATTCCAACTAAGCTTGCCTTCTAACATCCAGTGAAACATCAATAGCATTGATAATGGAGGACACCACGATGAAAACACCCGAACCCTTTCTTTTCCTGCAAGGATTTCTGAGGAATCCCAAACGAGTAGGCAGTGTCCTGCCCAGTTCCAAATTTCTAGCCCATAAAATCGTCCAGTCTGTACGATGGGATGAGGTTAGAACCATTGCTGAGCTGGGGCCAGGAACAGGTGCTGTCACACGTCTCATGAGAGCACATTTACCGAACTCGGCAACCGTGTTTTTATTTGAAAGAGACCCCAAAATGAGAAGTAATCTGAAGAGAACATATCCTGAATTCATGTTCCATTCGAATGCATCCTATCTGTTGAAAAGAATCAATCAAGAACATGTGCAACAGTTGGATAGTATCATTTGCGGACTGCCCTTTTTTAATTTTTCCAGAGAAATGAGACAAAACATCCTGTCACAGATCCATACAGCGCTCCGACCTGGAGGCACATTAGTCTTGTACCAGTACTCACTTCATATGAGGAAACAATTAGCTGAGTTATTTGAGATGGAGAAAATTCAATTTGTGCCTTTCAACTTTCCTCCTGTTTTTGTGTATGTTTGTCGTAAAAGACAAGATGAAGGGCACACTCTATAAATGTTTAATGTCCTGTCTTGTCCTGGGAGGATCTAATCATGCGAGTCATCATCTTACGCGGCAACAACCGCGGCATAAACGCGATGAATCGGTTTCGAACACCAGGCATAATTAACGTCTTGCCACGTAAGAAGCCTCGATATCCTTCTTCCGCTACCTGTCCTGCTTCCATGATCGGGCCCTGCAACATCTTCGAGACACCCATACCCGAACGATCCACAAACCCGGTAGATGTCAGACCTGGACACAGTGCTGTCACCGTAACACCAGTACCGTTTACTTCATTTTCCAAAGCTTCAGTGAACGATAGCACATACGCTTTCGTCGCATAATATACCGACATCATCGGTCCAGGGAAAAAACCTACCAATGAAGCCACATTCATCACTCCGCCTTGCCTACGTTGGATCATATCCGGCAAGAATAGCTTGGTCATGACGGTTAAAGCCTTGATATTCACGTCAATCATATTAACTTCTTGTTCCATATCCGTTTCCATAAACGTCCCGAACAGACCGAAACCTGCATTGTTGACAAGATAGTCAACAACAATGCCCTTTTCCTTCAGCTCATGATAAATCTCCTGTGGTACCCCCGGTGCCGCTACATCTTTGGCAATAACCGTCGCCTGAATGCCATACTTTTTCCGATACTCCTGAGCTAGATCCTGTATTTTACCCTCACTTCGTGCTACCAGCACAATATGATGTCCACCTTTGGCAAACCGATCTGCTAACTCTTTACCAATCCCACCCGAGACCCCTGTGATTAGAACTGTCTTTCTCATGTTGTTGCCTGCCTCTCTTTTCTATAAAATGTGTTTCATCTGCGAACAGCAATATTTGAACGAACGTTCTATAATAGTAAAAAAAATAGACTACCTCCGTATGAGATCCATGGATAGCATCGCTATACGAAGAAGTTTTTCTTTGGTCATCGAAGTCTTGGCCATTCCCCTTAACCCAATGCTTACGTTATGCAGATATTCCGCCAATACCTCGGCGTTGTACTCGGTTGTGAATTCACCTTCCTGCTGTCCCCACACCATAATGTCCTTGATTAGTTTCTCCGTATTGGCAAACATCTCTATCGATCGATTGTTCATATCGTCATCACGTGCCGCCAATTCGACCGTTGAATTAACAATGAAGCAGCCTGATGCTGGAGATTCTTCTCCATGAATCAAAGAAGAAAATATAAACTGAAGTGCTTTCGTTGCCGTTTGAGAATGCTCTACACCTGTTGCAAGGGCGGAGCTCATCTGGTGATCATATAGATCTACTGTCTTCAGGTACAAGGTATGTTTATCGCCAAATGTGTCATACAAGCTTTTACGATGAATTCCCATATGATTGACCAGCTCTGTCATAGACGTCTTCTCATAGCCTTGTTCCCAAAAAAGTCTCATCGCTTTATCCAGTACAACAGACTCTTCGAACTCTTTGCTTCTCGCCATTGGCTTCCCTCCTGTTCAGAAAACGAACATTGAATAACATGAGTATGATCTTAACGAGCCTTTAAAAGGTAACAATGACTTTGCCCTGCGAGTGACCCGTTGATACTTTGATCAATGCCTTTTCAATGTCATCAAACGTATACGTAGAATCGATCGAAGGCTTAATGTCTTCTTTTTCTACAAGAGCTGTGATTTCTTGCAACTGAATCCCACTGGAATGTACAAATAAAAAACGGTATTCAGCTTGAGTCTTACGTGCCATGGAATCCAAGCGTGCACCTACGAGACCAAACAATGCTCTTTTCCACAACGGGAATTGACTGTCCACTGCAAAGCGATAATTGGGTCCTGCCTTCAAAGAGACTAATTTCCCCTGTGGTTTCAAAATGCTCAGTTCAGCTTTGATCTCATCCGCGCCCAAAGTGTCAATTACATAATCGATATCAGACAGAATGTCAGCATAACGCTCAGTCTTATAATTAATGAATTGATCTGCTCCAATGGATAAACTACGCGCTCTGCCCCTCTCACTGCCACTTGTAATAACCGTTAATCCCATAGACTTGGCAATCGGGATGGCCATTGCCCCGAATCCACCCGTTCCGCCAGGAATAAACAGCTTTTTATTCGGTTCAGCTCGGAGTACATCATGCAATGCTTGATACGCGGTCAGGGCAGTAAGGGGTACCGCCGCAGCTTCGATAAAAGATAGATTTCCAGGCATAATGGATAAGGCATCCTCATGTACAGTTGCATATTCAGCAAAAGCACCAATTTTATTCAGAGGCAACCTGGTATAAACCTTATCACCTACTTTAAAATTCCAAACATCATCACCAACGGCTTCAATGACACCCGATAATTCATTCCCTAAAGTTAAAGGTAACGTATAGTCGGCAATCATCCGAACACTGCCATTCATATTCAAGATATCCAGTGGATTTACACCCGCAGCTTTTACTTTGACAAGGACCTCACGGCTATGAATCTGAGGTATCTCAATATTATTGATTTCCACTTGGATTTTTTTGGAGTATTTCTGTATTTGAGCTGCTCTCATCATTTACCCTCTTCCTTTGCTTATAGACTATAAAAGTTGAACTCAAGATTATTTACACTGACACTACGATGACAGAACAACCTTCCAATCGCTGTTATCCCCAGATTTTTTTGATCCCCTTTCTAAAGGGAAAATCCGGTGATAAAGGCGAACGCTTCGCTTTTTCAGGTTCTTTCTGTCCTCTCCGTTAATGTGTAAATGATTAGTTCAATTTATGTGAGAACATGGCGCACAATTCAGTTGTACGCCACGTTACAGCTTGTGCTAGTGTTGCCCCTCTTGCGACTTTAATTATTCCATCGTAGGGTAATCCGTGTAGCCCTTACTTCCCAATCCAAAGAATGTTGTCGGATCTGCTTCGTTCAGTGGCGCACCTTGTTGAAGTCGTTCCACCAAATCTGGATTGGCTAAGGACCATACACCAACCGGTACCAGATCAGCGAGACCACCATCTAGATCTACACTAAGATCATCCAACTTTCTTCCAGCCCGATTGACCAACAATGGATTTTGCCAGATCGAACGAATGTCTTGAAGTAGGTTCTCATCTCCAAGATGCATAACATGAAGGTAAGCCAAATCCAATTGAGCCAATTCTTTTACAAGATAGCGATAGAGTTCAGGGCCTTGTTCGCCATCTTGAATTCCACCCAGCGGTGTCCCTGGTGAGATACGGAAGCCTGTTCGTTCTGGCCCTATTTCCTCCACGATGGCTTTGGTTACTTCCATCGCAAAGCGAGCACGATTTTCTATAGATCCGCCATACTCATCTGTGCGTGTATTCGAATTTTCTCCTAAAAATTGATTGATCAAGTATCCGTTGGCTCCATGAATTTCAACGCCATCTGCCCCTGCTTCGATCGCTGCGGCTACTGCTTTTCGGAAATCGGCGATGGTCGTTTTAATATCCTCCTGACCCAATTCCCGGGGAACGGGGATATCCTGCATCCCTGTAGCCGTAAACATTTCTACACCCGGTGCGATTGCAGATGGAGCAACCGGTTGGCGATGATGCGGGGTATTGTCCGGATGTGACATGCGACCAGCATGCATTAATTGGATGTAAACATATCCGCCAGCTTCATGCACCGCATCCGTTACCTTTTTCCATCCATCAATATGCTTGTCGGTATAAATGCCCGGTGACCATAAGTAACCCTTTCCATCGTCGGAAGGTTGTGTTCCTTCCGTAATCAGAAGTCCCATCGTTGCACGCTGAGCATAATAAAGTGCCGCCAACTCTCCAGGTGTACCATCTTCTTGTGCTCGACTGCGTGTCATAGGTGCCATCGCTAGTCGATGAGGCAATTCCATGTTGCCAATCTTTGTTTTACTCCATATCTTTTCCAATTGGATGTACTCCTCTTCTTATTTGAGATTTTGTAAATGTATCCTCTAGATTCTTCTGCTGTATTAATTCAATTCTGAAATCACCGGGAAGATCGCACCTGTCAGCTGAAAATCATAGTTCTGATCTACAATCCCTACAACCACTTCATTGTGATCATAGAGATCTACCATGAAGCCAGCCATTTCTTTGGCCGTGTGGTACTTAGGCATATTCGCTTTGTAATCAAATCCTTCAGCATCTATTGATTTTTGCACAAATTCTGTTTCCGTAATCGCTGGTGCCAGGATCTTCGCTTTTAGTTTTGCACCTTTCAGTTCCAGTTCTTTGGCAAGACCTTCTGTGAAGGCACTAACGTAGTATTTCGATGCAGAATAAGCAACACTGCCTACAGCAATGGCATATCCAAGTGCGGATGAGACGTTAATCAATTGAGTACCTTCGACATTCGCATAATCTCGCACATACAATGTAGAGAGAATGGTCAAAGATTCAATGTTAACACGCAGCATGGTCTCCACTTTATCCAAATTCTGTTCAGCAATGAACGAGCCTTCTCCAAGCCCGGCATTATTAATCCAAGTCTCAATCTGATATTCTTTCAAATCGTTATATAGCGTTTACGCCTCTGCGGTAACAGACAGGTCGCTTGTGTGAACGATAACATTTACTTTAGGATCGATACCCTGAATAGTCGATTTAAGTTCTTCCAACTTATCCAATCTTCTAGCTACCAAAATCAAATTTTTGCCCCGTGCTGCAAATGCCAATGCTGTTTCATATCCAATTCCTGAACTTGCTCCTGTAATTACGGTGTATTTCATCTTATTCTCTCCCTTATACTCTTTAGATTAGTGTAATTTCAGTTTCGAGAACGATCGTTCTTTATTGTGCAAAAAAAAAGCAGTTAGATCTAACTTGCTGTTAGCATATCATTTCTAGAACGAACAGTAAATAATTATTTTATATTTTATATGTAGAAAATATGCTTAGAACATACTTAAATGAGAAGAGACACGCTATATAAACCATTTTATATCATAAATTAAGAATTCCTATATCGTTTCACTCCTTCAATTTAAGCAGAACTAACTTTTCTTTCATTGGTTAATCTAATGTCAGGCCAATGGCCACAAGTATAAGCATCAACCTTTCCTGGTTACGCTAATCTGAATTCAACATCATCCATGCCAGAAATTCTCCAAACGAATCGGATACCTTTTCAACCTCTTCAAATTCAGGCTCACATCCACGGACAATAGCTCCACTGTCGGTTGTTAAGTCAATGGCATAGAAGGAATATCCATCTTCCACAGACATTACGATCGGCAAGTGATGATCCCACCAGGCCGTTATCTCTGACTGCCAAATAGAATCACCCTCTGCTGCCTCCAAACTAAGCATTTCAAATTCATTCCATTGGAATGCGGTCTCCGTGCTATTGTTGAACTCAGCCTCACAAATAAACCAGGTTTTCTCATCCGGTGCAACGCATTTTTCAACTACATTTAGAAATTCTAAATATTCATCAGGAAGTCCTTTATATCTTGAAGTAATGCTGCTGTTTAAATGTGACTGCGAACCGGATTTACTCGTTATGTCCCAGCCCTTTTCCCCGGCCCAAGCCATAAATTCCCTAAGGTGAGTTTTTTCTTTTCCATTATTCATTTCCAATTTATACACCTGCCTATCAGCTTAAGAAATAGAAACTATATCACCTATTCGGGAAATGAATGGAAAATCCCTGCTGTGGTACTTCAAAGACAAAGACAAAAAGACTGGAAACATGGCCCGAGAAACACGGCAACCAGGTTCCAGCCTTTGGTGGTTGGGGGAAAGTTAATTGGGAAATGGACAGGAATTATTAGTTAGTTAAACATCCTGTAGAAAAATAAAAATAACTGTCCCCAAAACACCAGCCCTCAATCCCTTACCCCACAAGGCTTTACCGCCATTTCCGAGATAAAAATTCGTGTCCCCAAAACGCTGAGAAAAAAGACCTGAAAACTGGAAAGAAACTGGTTCAATTGTGAACGAATACGACTAATAATTCGTGTCCTGAAAGGAAAGAGAAGTACCTGAAAAAAGTGGGAATCGGCATTTAAAACGCCTGGGTAAGAGCCTGGGAAATGCCTGAGTAAAATCTTGAATCAACTGCTTTCAATCCCCAAAAGCCTTGAGTAGCCTGGGTTTCTGCTTGATTACCTATTCGGGATTTGGATGGGAATTCCCTGCTGGGATGCTTTAATGGACGAGAAAAAGACTGGAGAAATGGTTGGGGCAATCGTCAACCAGGCTCCAGTCTTTGGTGGTTTGGGGACAGTTAATTTTAGTTAGGGACGTTAAAAATACAATTAGACAGGAATTTTTTAGTTATTAAAACGTAAGTCAAAGTTTACACTAAACATCTTAGAACTCAGGATCAAATTCGCTTAAATCCACTGGTATAAGTAGATCTTCAAGATTTTTTTTATTCCTATTTAGGCAAGAAAAGCAAGCTAAAGAATTATTTTTATGTAATCCTTCTCGTAGTCCAACAGTAATATTAATAAAATGAAATCCAGAACTAATTGAAATGAACATCATTCTTTTTATCTTATTATTCTCTTCAATTAAGTTGCTAATTGTTTCAATCAAATTAAAATCTGAAATAAGCTCATTATGTTTATAAACATCGTAGTCTTTCGATATAATTTGGTTCAACTTTTCTAACTGGTTATATATCTGATTAATATGAACAAAATCTTCACTTCCATAAGGAAAAAACGATTTGTTAATATCATCAATCGTATCAATATATAACAACTCCTGATAACCATACTTTTCATCACACTCTATATATCTTATCGAATTTAATTTCAACCATTTATTAAAGTAAACTAATTCATAATCATAATTATACGTATAATATTCATATTCGTACGAATCTCGCAAAATATCTGTATTGGGACCACAAAATAAAACATAATTAAAAGTACCTGAAGCAATACTGCTCTCAAATTTAATCCCATCAAAACCTATTTTTCTAATGTATTCAGATAATAATTGCGTTGCTACATATTCTATATTTTTTTCATTCTCATTAATTGGTTTACTAATCTCTACAATGAAATTAGATATGAATTCATTAACCCAATTATCATTATGATTATAGTCTTTTTTAAATATGCTTTTAGTTTTAATTTCTATTTTTTTTGTTAGATCTAATATGTCAAGTTCAAATATCGGTTGTAATTCTCCAATTAGAACATGATCACCTTTGTTGGTACGAATTTCTTTTAATGTGGTTTCTATATGAGTTGCTAAATACGTGTAAGAAATACCAGCAGGACTCATCCTGTTATTTACAGCATATTTAGCAGGTGCTGGTGAAATTTCTCTGTACCAATTTGCATTTTTATCATTCATTTCATATTTTCGAGCTCTGAACAAAATAGTATCTACCTCAAGTTTTCCACCCATTAATTGAAATAAATCACCAAGTTTGTTTAAAAGATCTTCTCTATGTGTGTTTCCTGTTCCAACATCAAAAT
This window contains:
- a CDS encoding NADP-dependent oxidoreductase gives rise to the protein MRAAQIQKYSKKIQVEINNIEIPQIHSREVLVKVKAAGVNPLDILNMNGSVRMIADYTLPLTLGNELSGVIEAVGDDVWNFKVGDKVYTRLPLNKIGAFAEYATVHEDALSIMPGNLSFIEAAAVPLTALTAYQALHDVLRAEPNKKLFIPGGTGGFGAMAIPIAKSMGLTVITSGSERGRARSLSIGADQFINYKTERYADILSDIDYVIDTLGADEIKAELSILKPQGKLVSLKAGPNYRFAVDSQFPLWKRALFGLVGARLDSMARKTQAEYRFLFVHSSGIQLQEITALVEKEDIKPSIDSTYTFDDIEKALIKVSTGHSQGKVIVTF
- a CDS encoding alkene reductase; amino-acid sequence: MEKIWSKTKIGNMELPHRLAMAPMTRSRAQEDGTPGELAALYYAQRATMGLLITEGTQPSDDGKGYLWSPGIYTDKHIDGWKKVTDAVHEAGGYVYIQLMHAGRMSHPDNTPHHRQPVAPSAIAPGVEMFTATGMQDIPVPRELGQEDIKTTIADFRKAVAAAIEAGADGVEIHGANGYLINQFLGENSNTRTDEYGGSIENRARFAMEVTKAIVEEIGPERTGFRISPGTPLGGIQDGEQGPELYRYLVKELAQLDLAYLHVMHLGDENLLQDIRSIWQNPLLVNRAGRKLDDLSVDLDGGLADLVPVGVWSLANPDLVERLQQGAPLNEADPTTFFGLGSKGYTDYPTME
- a CDS encoding SMI1/KNR4 family protein, with protein sequence MNNGKEKTHLREFMAWAGEKGWDITSKSGSQSHLNSSITSRYKGLPDEYLEFLNVVEKCVAPDEKTWFICEAEFNNSTETAFQWNEFEMLSLEAAEGDSIWQSEITAWWDHHLPIVMSVEDGYSFYAIDLTTDSGAIVRGCEPEFEEVEKVSDSFGEFLAWMMLNSD
- a CDS encoding RES domain-containing protein, with protein sequence MNCCVNCFNDEEIIEQIAEKNDIQNCDFCDSESVYTIAVEELGLFIREGFERAYEHVEEFTGAMWDSDSSSYISGNGQEAGESVLDILYWENPIFSDLHDVESASKLLSELIDSTGLTMSDIQDGCIDHMSDIFNPCFVFKNDLFGVESTLEYSSWGKFKHLCKYYNRYFDVGTGNTHREDLLNKLGDLFQLMGGKLEVDTILFRARKYEMNDKNANWYREISPAPAKYAVNNRMSPAGISYTYLATHIETTLKEIRTNKGDHVLIGELQPIFELDILDLTKKIEIKTKSIFKKDYNHNDNWVNEFISNFIVEISKPINENEKNIEYVATQLLSEYIRKIGFDGIKFESSIASGTFNYVLFCGPNTDILRDSYEYEYYTYNYDYELVYFNKWLKLNSIRYIECDEKYGYQELLYIDTIDDINKSFFPYGSEDFVHINQIYNQLEKLNQIISKDYDVYKHNELISDFNLIETISNLIEENNKIKRMMFISISSGFHFINITVGLREGLHKNNSLACFSCLNRNKKNLEDLLIPVDLSEFDPEF